In one Corallococcus sp. EGB genomic region, the following are encoded:
- a CDS encoding ATP-binding protein, with amino-acid sequence MTGAMWVSLLACAGQLALAGIALARVGKSPLALPLSLLSIALSSWNFSAFGLARSGDSGWRLMGFAAALMTLPCAVHFILAFVGRRRRSAQVLYGTYAVMGALALTMLIAMGVPALEARINTFGFGLAVAVGVIPILTTGFVLLTRHLRRTRAEDSQDERARAGLMLLGLTLLVALLLTDLAADMALPVPRLGSMGTLLGLPVMATASLRFQLFGKDARATSAAVHAVVLALVGVLAYLTLFRVFAAESGALVVGTTAITFSLLAAARRGVTAFVTQRERLEQLATLGRFSAQMAHDLKNPIAALKGAAQYLKEEHARGHSWDAHGDFLDLLLEQVERLDRVAGTYQRLARVEPLRRPLDLNRLVEGVLSLQAFATPGAVVLQKELAPGLPGCAGDEDLLANALENLVRNAFEAMPEGGTLTVRTQRDGDAVVVEVQDTGSGMDARTRERAFDDFFTTKAAGSGLGLAFVRRVAEAHGGTASLTSGEGRGTILRLRLPAASVTPAPASEGEAA; translated from the coding sequence TCGCTGCTGTCCATCGCGCTGTCGTCGTGGAACTTCTCCGCCTTCGGGCTGGCTCGCTCGGGGGACTCCGGCTGGCGGCTGATGGGCTTCGCCGCGGCGCTGATGACGCTGCCGTGCGCGGTGCACTTCATCCTCGCGTTCGTGGGCCGCCGCCGCCGCTCCGCCCAGGTCCTGTACGGCACCTACGCGGTGATGGGCGCGCTCGCGCTGACCATGCTCATCGCCATGGGCGTGCCCGCGCTGGAGGCGCGCATCAACACCTTCGGCTTCGGGCTCGCCGTCGCGGTGGGCGTCATCCCCATCCTCACGACGGGCTTCGTGCTGCTCACGCGCCACCTGCGCCGCACCCGCGCGGAGGACTCGCAGGATGAGCGGGCACGAGCGGGGCTGATGCTGCTGGGTCTCACGCTGCTCGTCGCGCTGCTGCTCACCGACCTGGCGGCGGACATGGCCCTGCCCGTGCCGAGGCTGGGCAGCATGGGCACGCTGCTGGGCCTCCCGGTGATGGCCACCGCGTCCTTGCGCTTCCAGCTCTTCGGCAAGGACGCGCGGGCCACGAGCGCGGCGGTGCACGCCGTCGTCCTCGCGCTGGTGGGCGTGCTCGCGTACCTCACCCTCTTCCGCGTCTTCGCCGCCGAGTCCGGGGCGCTCGTCGTGGGCACCACCGCCATCACGTTCTCGTTGCTCGCGGCGGCGCGGCGGGGCGTCACCGCGTTCGTCACCCAGCGCGAGCGCCTGGAGCAGTTGGCCACGCTGGGGCGCTTCTCCGCGCAGATGGCGCACGACCTGAAGAACCCCATCGCCGCGCTCAAGGGCGCCGCGCAGTACCTCAAGGAGGAGCACGCGCGCGGCCACTCGTGGGACGCGCACGGGGACTTCCTGGACCTGCTGCTGGAGCAGGTGGAGCGCCTGGACCGCGTGGCCGGCACGTACCAGCGCCTCGCGCGAGTCGAACCGCTGCGGCGGCCGTTGGACCTGAACCGCCTGGTGGAGGGCGTGCTGTCGCTCCAGGCCTTCGCGACGCCCGGCGCGGTGGTGCTCCAGAAGGAGCTCGCGCCCGGCCTGCCCGGGTGCGCGGGGGACGAGGACCTGCTCGCCAACGCGCTGGAGAACCTGGTGCGCAACGCCTTCGAGGCCATGCCCGAGGGCGGCACCCTCACCGTGCGCACGCAGCGGGACGGCGACGCGGTGGTGGTGGAGGTGCAGGACACCGGCAGCGGCATGGACGCGCGCACGCGCGAGCGGGCCTTCGACGATTTCTTCACCACCAAGGCGGCGGGCAGCGGCCTGGGGCTGGCCTTCGTGCGGCGCGTGGCGGAGGCGCACGGCGGCACCGCGTCCCTGACGAGCGGCGAGGGCCGTGGCACCATCCTCCGCCTGCGCCTGCCGGCAGCCTCCGTCACCCCAGCCCCGGCATCCGAGGGAGAAGCCGCGTGA
- a CDS encoding sigma-54 dependent transcriptional regulator yields the protein MSDALKGHVLVVDDDPALLKVLGALLTQAGLTPHPASNARDALAHLSRRPIDVVLSDVRMPGMSGMELLAEVGRGWPDVPVLLMTAHGTVPLAVEAMKAGAADFVLKPFDREELLFTLKKALLHASQDPEPARGTGKAPDGLDHLLMGQSRAMAEVKALIAKAAQGTATVLLRGESGTGKELAARALHEGSPRRSGPFVKLHCAALPDTLLESELFGYERGAFTGAATRKPGRVELAHGGTLFLDEIGDVSPAVQVKLLRVLQEREFERLGGTQTVKVDVRFVAATHQSLEDGVRRGTFREDLFYRLNVVPLWLPTLRERPEDIALLARHFLVVHAKTNGRPPFALSEDGLRALQAQPWPGNVRQLQNFLERLVVLSDGPVLTGEDVARELSRQPGLAPVAAPAPPSPPDSVTLESRRKDVEKAALLEALKRAGDNRTLAARLLGVSRRTLYNKLEEHGLP from the coding sequence GTGAGCGACGCACTGAAGGGCCACGTCCTGGTGGTCGATGATGATCCCGCGCTGCTCAAGGTGTTGGGCGCGCTGCTCACGCAGGCGGGCCTCACCCCGCATCCGGCCTCCAACGCGAGGGACGCGCTGGCGCACCTGTCGCGCCGGCCCATCGACGTGGTGCTGAGCGACGTGCGCATGCCGGGCATGAGCGGCATGGAGCTGCTCGCGGAGGTGGGGCGCGGCTGGCCGGACGTGCCCGTGCTGCTGATGACCGCGCACGGCACGGTGCCGCTCGCGGTGGAGGCGATGAAGGCGGGCGCGGCGGACTTCGTGCTCAAGCCCTTCGACCGCGAGGAGCTCCTCTTCACCCTGAAGAAGGCGCTGCTCCACGCGAGCCAGGATCCGGAGCCCGCGCGCGGCACGGGCAAGGCGCCGGACGGCCTGGACCACCTGCTCATGGGCCAGAGCCGGGCGATGGCGGAGGTGAAGGCCCTCATCGCGAAGGCCGCGCAGGGCACCGCCACGGTGCTGCTGCGGGGCGAGTCCGGCACGGGCAAGGAGCTGGCCGCGAGGGCCCTGCACGAGGGCAGCCCCCGGCGCTCGGGGCCGTTCGTGAAGCTGCACTGCGCGGCGCTGCCGGACACGCTGCTGGAGAGCGAGCTGTTCGGCTACGAGAGGGGCGCCTTCACCGGCGCGGCGACGCGCAAGCCCGGCCGCGTGGAGCTGGCGCACGGCGGCACGCTGTTCCTCGACGAGATTGGCGACGTGTCTCCCGCCGTGCAGGTGAAGCTCCTGCGCGTGCTCCAGGAGCGCGAGTTCGAACGGCTGGGCGGAACCCAGACGGTGAAGGTGGACGTGCGCTTCGTCGCGGCCACGCACCAGTCGCTGGAGGACGGCGTGCGCCGGGGCACCTTCCGCGAGGACCTCTTCTATCGCCTCAACGTGGTGCCCCTGTGGCTGCCCACGCTGCGCGAGCGGCCAGAGGACATCGCGCTGCTCGCGCGCCACTTCCTGGTCGTGCACGCGAAGACCAACGGCCGGCCGCCCTTCGCCTTGAGCGAGGACGGCCTGCGCGCGCTCCAGGCCCAGCCGTGGCCCGGCAACGTGCGCCAGCTGCAGAACTTCCTGGAGCGCCTGGTGGTCCTCTCCGATGGGCCCGTGCTCACCGGCGAGGACGTGGCGCGCGAGCTCTCGCGCCAGCCGGGACTCGCGCCGGTCGCCGCGCCCGCGCCTCCGTCGCCACCGGACTCCGTCACGTTGGAGTCACGTCGCAAGGACGTGGAGAAGGCGGCGCTGCTGGAGGCGCTGAAGCGCGCGGGGGACAACCGCACGTTGGCGGCGCGGCTGCTCGGGGTGAGCCGGCGCACGCTCTACAACAAGCTGGAGGAGCACGGTCTGCCGTAG
- a CDS encoding FAD-binding oxidoreductase — MTQSLADRVSGPVYTPNDAGYAPECAGFNVVVTHSPQYVVAVKSTHDVAEAIRFARENHLPVSVQATGHGTYASVTSGVLLSTKALNHVSIDPATRIATIGAGARWEPVVAEAAKHGLAPIAGSSTNVGVVGYLLGGGLGPLVRSHGISSDYVVGYTLVTSDGETVEASADHHPDLFWGLRGGKGGFGIVTEVKLKLVELRSLYAGSLFFAEEHIEAVLRGWVKWTAEADARVSTSIAVMRFPPFDFIPPPLRGRTVLSLRFAYPGPIPEGEKLAAPLRALAPVYLDMLGELPASQIARIHNDPDKPSPAWTNGLMLTHVDQDFATAVLRHVGAGVQTPFFMLEVRHLGGACSNDVAGGSAVGGRGGNFVVGLVGMHPPLFETVLPGALEGLRAELKPWLSPEMTINFMGKIRSAEHFDSAWPEAIRAKLKEVRGKYDPHKLFAK, encoded by the coding sequence ATGACCCAGTCCCTTGCCGACCGCGTAAGCGGTCCTGTCTACACGCCCAACGACGCGGGCTATGCCCCGGAGTGCGCGGGCTTCAACGTCGTGGTCACGCACTCGCCGCAGTACGTGGTGGCGGTGAAGTCCACGCACGATGTGGCGGAGGCCATCCGCTTCGCCCGGGAGAACCACCTGCCCGTCTCCGTGCAGGCCACGGGGCACGGGACCTACGCGTCCGTCACCTCCGGCGTGCTCCTCTCCACGAAGGCGCTGAACCACGTGAGCATCGACCCGGCGACGCGCATCGCCACCATCGGCGCGGGCGCGCGCTGGGAGCCGGTCGTCGCGGAGGCCGCGAAGCATGGCCTGGCGCCCATCGCGGGCTCGTCCACGAACGTGGGCGTGGTGGGCTACCTGTTGGGCGGCGGCCTGGGGCCGCTGGTGCGCAGCCACGGCATCAGCTCCGACTATGTCGTGGGCTACACGCTGGTCACCAGCGACGGGGAGACGGTGGAGGCGAGCGCGGACCATCACCCGGACCTGTTCTGGGGCCTGCGCGGCGGCAAGGGCGGCTTCGGCATCGTGACGGAGGTGAAGCTGAAGTTGGTGGAGCTGCGCTCGCTCTACGCGGGCAGCCTCTTCTTCGCGGAGGAGCACATCGAGGCCGTGCTGCGCGGCTGGGTGAAGTGGACGGCGGAGGCGGACGCGCGCGTGTCCACGAGCATCGCCGTCATGCGCTTCCCGCCGTTCGACTTCATCCCGCCGCCGCTGCGCGGGCGCACGGTGCTCAGCCTGCGCTTCGCGTATCCAGGCCCCATCCCCGAGGGCGAGAAGCTGGCGGCCCCGCTGCGCGCGCTGGCCCCGGTGTACCTGGACATGCTGGGCGAGCTGCCCGCGTCCCAGATTGCGCGCATCCACAATGATCCGGACAAGCCCAGCCCCGCGTGGACCAACGGGCTGATGCTGACGCACGTGGATCAGGACTTCGCGACCGCGGTGCTGCGCCACGTGGGCGCGGGCGTGCAGACGCCGTTCTTCATGCTGGAGGTGCGGCACCTGGGCGGCGCGTGCAGCAACGACGTGGCGGGCGGCTCGGCGGTGGGTGGGCGCGGCGGCAACTTCGTCGTCGGGCTGGTGGGCATGCACCCGCCGCTGTTCGAGACGGTGCTGCCCGGCGCGCTGGAGGGCCTGCGCGCGGAGCTGAAGCCGTGGCTGTCGCCGGAGATGACCATCAACTTCATGGGCAAGATCCGCTCCGCGGAGCACTTCGACAGCGCGTGGCCGGAGGCCATCCGCGCGAAGCTCAAGGAAGTGCGCGGCAAGTACGACCCGCACAAGCTCTTCGCGAAGTAG